From Mucilaginibacter rubeus, a single genomic window includes:
- a CDS encoding type IX secretion system membrane protein PorP/SprF, translating into MKRILYTLIIIATAAQLVKAQQRPQYTQYVFNNYLLNPALSGIENYTDVKLGYRSQWTGLEGAPVTSYVSVNAPIGNRFLQGDATAFPAGGGLNPSSRSYTQNYMAAEPHHGIGLMVVSDKTGPITQTNIDATYAYHLGLTETLNLAVGVSAGVSHNVIDVSKLTYVDPNDPTINNITGSQWKPDLGVGVWAYSSNYFFGASVQQILPQNLYVTTSTTTVQNKTVPHYFVTGGVKLFVSDDITLMPSALLKFIAPVPVTFDVNMKMSFRDKFWIGGSYRRNDSYAALVGFNLNSLINVGYSYDFTTSALNTVSHGSHEIVLGILLNNRYKVTCPQHTF; encoded by the coding sequence ATGAAGCGAATTTTATATACTTTAATAATCATTGCTACGGCAGCTCAGTTAGTAAAAGCTCAGCAACGACCGCAGTACACTCAATACGTATTCAATAACTACCTTTTAAATCCTGCATTAAGTGGTATAGAAAACTATACCGATGTAAAATTAGGTTACCGGAGCCAATGGACTGGCCTTGAGGGAGCGCCGGTAACTTCTTACGTCTCGGTGAATGCCCCTATAGGCAACAGGTTTTTACAAGGGGATGCTACCGCGTTTCCTGCCGGTGGCGGTTTAAACCCTTCAAGCAGGTCATACACTCAAAATTATATGGCTGCCGAGCCACATCATGGTATTGGTTTAATGGTAGTATCTGATAAAACGGGGCCCATAACACAAACCAATATTGATGCTACATACGCATATCATCTTGGCCTTACCGAAACATTAAACTTAGCTGTAGGTGTATCGGCTGGTGTTAGCCACAATGTGATTGATGTAAGTAAACTTACTTATGTTGATCCTAACGACCCTACTATCAACAACATCACAGGCTCACAATGGAAACCCGATTTAGGAGTGGGGGTATGGGCATATTCGTCAAACTATTTCTTCGGGGCATCTGTTCAGCAGATCCTGCCACAAAATTTATATGTAACCACATCTACAACAACAGTTCAAAATAAAACCGTACCACATTATTTTGTAACAGGCGGTGTTAAGCTTTTTGTATCTGATGATATTACATTAATGCCTTCGGCTTTGCTTAAATTTATAGCGCCTGTGCCGGTAACTTTTGATGTAAATATGAAAATGTCCTTCCGGGACAAGTTCTGGATTGGTGGTTCATACCGTCGTAACGATTCATACGCTGCATTGGTTGGGTTTAATTTAAACTCATTGATCAATGTTGGCTACTCTTATGATTTTACAACATCTGCCTTAAATACAGTAAGTCATGGTTCGCATGAAATTGTATTAGGCATCCTGCTCAATAATCGTTATAAAGTAACCTGCCCTCAGCATACTTTTTAA
- a CDS encoding PKD domain-containing protein: MSRISFLRSLSLALIFICFAIYTRAQGSNQGTEFYAAYIDHVDGAAGNPGALGRGSQMELYITSDVNTAVTVEIADGSFSSTYQVKAKDILTVNIPPGAFIGNQGQFLKGIHITSFKPVAVYAHIFAENVSGATLLLPVNTLGKDYLSINYQQVSNSNNGTKNTEGVPSYSTFAIIATEDNTTVEITPSQPLLNGIPANRPFTITLKKGEVYQGLSAADLTGTRIRSIVSATGACKKIAVFSGSSKISIGCQGDKGSSDNLFQQVYPLAVWGKNYITAPLKGRNYDIIRIVLSSPDANVTVNGAPPQGGLINGLYYEFTSTTPNIITSDKPIQVVQYAVTQGEALNCQLIANDTGDPEMIYLTPIEQTLDHVTLNSTGNYRIIDNYINVIIKTAAVPTFSLDGVPYTQFSPVPNSIYSYAQISVNAGVHNIKASDGFNAIAYGFGKLESYGYAAGTNLKNLNEFIALLNPSDNTIQTNGCAETHYKLQLTLPFQTNKITWDLKNGSPAVFINNPVPTGSIIKDSKVLYTYEYPGDGVVYNDGDYSVVATVFNPIADECGTNEDIEFDFNISASPVVKFTFADPCLGSNVQFTDQSTSGTRQIKSWKWDFGDGLTDVVQNPKHKYAQPGDYMVSLFITNENGCGEASVPIKVHISAPPVASFSYSSPNCVGQDITFTDNSTTTEGNIVSWLWDFNDNTPVETLTSKNPFNHTYSKPGNYLVKLTVTNSNGCISNTAQLPVNVYPVPVVDFLLPEACEEDFAQFTDQSTIADATETDFTYEWNFGDPNATPGNPNISHEKNPKHHFLAGNYQVTLKVTSKYGCSITSAPKSLTINGSKPKVGIVIQNPAGLCSAQEVFFENQSSVNFGAITRLEVTYDSSDPSTTVVYDHPAFGLQLRHKYTSFTTGSRVVTLKAVAYSGALCSDPIELPVNLKASPLVTFDPAPVLCIESQPYQLIPKPDGTVGAGTFSGTGISADGIFNPAVSGAGTFDIRYIYTAANACADTVLQQVKVDPSPLVSLGPDFTMLEGTKRILKPVVNNDNLTYKWTPATGLDHDDIATPVASPAQDVTYQLVVTSTHGCKAMASVSVKVLKFLVIPNTFTPNGDGMNDFWNVNYLESYPNNKVDVYNRYGEKVYSSIGYSVPWDGRYNGSYLPPGTYYYIIDPKNGREVIAGNVTIIR, encoded by the coding sequence TTGAGCAGGATATCTTTTTTGCGATCATTAAGCCTTGCGCTTATTTTTATATGTTTTGCTATTTATACCCGTGCACAAGGTTCAAACCAGGGCACGGAGTTTTACGCCGCATATATTGACCACGTTGATGGTGCAGCCGGCAATCCCGGTGCACTGGGCAGGGGCAGTCAGATGGAGCTTTACATAACCTCCGATGTAAATACTGCTGTCACAGTAGAGATTGCTGATGGTAGTTTTTCAAGCACTTACCAGGTTAAAGCTAAAGATATCTTAACTGTAAATATTCCGCCAGGAGCTTTTATAGGAAATCAAGGGCAATTTTTAAAAGGAATTCATATTACGTCGTTTAAACCCGTAGCGGTTTATGCGCATATTTTTGCCGAGAATGTATCTGGCGCCACTTTGCTGCTCCCGGTTAATACCCTTGGTAAGGATTATCTCTCCATTAACTATCAGCAAGTATCAAACTCAAACAATGGCACAAAAAACACAGAAGGAGTGCCATCATATTCAACTTTTGCAATTATTGCAACCGAAGATAATACCACTGTAGAGATAACGCCGTCGCAGCCGCTCTTAAACGGCATCCCCGCAAATCGGCCATTTACTATAACTTTAAAAAAAGGCGAAGTATACCAGGGGTTATCTGCTGCTGATTTAACCGGCACCCGCATCCGCTCAATTGTGAGCGCTACCGGGGCCTGTAAAAAGATTGCCGTTTTTTCAGGTAGTTCAAAAATAAGTATTGGATGCCAGGGCGATAAAGGATCGTCGGATAACCTTTTTCAGCAGGTTTATCCTTTGGCTGTTTGGGGTAAAAATTATATAACCGCGCCATTAAAAGGGCGTAATTATGATATCATCAGAATAGTACTCAGTTCACCAGATGCAAATGTCACCGTAAACGGAGCTCCGCCGCAAGGAGGATTAATCAACGGCTTATATTATGAGTTTACCTCAACTACGCCTAATATTATTACCTCCGATAAGCCAATCCAGGTAGTTCAATATGCCGTTACCCAAGGAGAGGCCTTAAATTGCCAGCTCATAGCTAATGATACCGGCGACCCCGAAATGATATATTTAACGCCTATCGAGCAAACGCTTGATCATGTTACATTAAACTCTACAGGCAACTACAGGATCATTGACAATTACATTAATGTAATTATTAAAACTGCCGCGGTGCCAACGTTTTCACTTGACGGAGTTCCTTATACCCAGTTTTCGCCGGTTCCCAATAGCATTTATTCTTACGCGCAAATTAGCGTAAACGCCGGAGTGCATAATATCAAAGCATCAGACGGTTTTAATGCAATAGCTTACGGGTTTGGCAAGCTGGAATCTTATGGATATGCTGCCGGTACAAACCTTAAAAACCTTAACGAATTTATAGCCTTACTAAACCCATCTGATAATACAATACAGACCAACGGATGCGCTGAAACGCATTACAAGTTACAGTTGACATTACCTTTTCAGACTAATAAAATAACCTGGGATTTAAAAAATGGCAGTCCGGCTGTTTTTATAAATAACCCGGTGCCAACGGGTTCAATAATAAAAGATTCAAAAGTGCTGTATACTTATGAATATCCTGGAGATGGAGTAGTTTACAACGATGGTGACTATAGCGTGGTGGCCACTGTATTTAACCCTATTGCCGACGAATGCGGCACAAATGAAGATATAGAATTTGACTTTAATATCTCAGCTTCGCCGGTTGTAAAATTCACTTTTGCTGATCCCTGTTTGGGTAGCAACGTCCAGTTTACGGATCAGTCAACATCCGGTACCCGGCAAATTAAAAGTTGGAAATGGGATTTTGGAGATGGCCTGACCGATGTAGTACAGAACCCCAAACATAAATATGCCCAACCAGGCGACTATATGGTTTCGTTGTTTATTACTAACGAAAACGGGTGCGGCGAAGCATCGGTTCCTATAAAAGTACATATATCAGCACCTCCCGTTGCTTCATTTAGCTATTCATCGCCAAATTGTGTTGGGCAGGATATTACTTTTACAGACAACTCCACAACAACCGAAGGGAATATTGTGAGCTGGCTATGGGATTTTAATGATAATACTCCGGTTGAAACCCTTACAAGCAAAAATCCGTTTAACCACACGTATAGCAAACCTGGCAATTACTTAGTTAAACTAACTGTTACCAATAGTAATGGTTGCATAAGTAATACAGCCCAGTTGCCTGTTAACGTTTATCCTGTGCCAGTAGTTGATTTTTTATTGCCGGAAGCCTGTGAAGAGGACTTTGCTCAGTTTACTGATCAAAGTACAATTGCCGATGCCACAGAAACTGACTTTACTTACGAATGGAACTTTGGCGATCCAAACGCGACTCCAGGCAACCCTAATATTTCGCACGAGAAAAACCCTAAGCATCATTTTTTAGCCGGCAATTACCAGGTTACACTTAAGGTTACTTCCAAATATGGATGTTCTATTACATCGGCCCCCAAATCGTTAACAATTAATGGGAGCAAGCCTAAGGTTGGTATAGTTATTCAGAACCCGGCAGGCTTGTGCAGTGCCCAGGAGGTGTTTTTTGAAAATCAGTCCTCTGTTAATTTTGGTGCAATTACCCGGCTCGAGGTTACTTATGACAGTAGCGATCCTTCAACCACGGTAGTATATGATCACCCTGCATTTGGGTTGCAGCTGAGGCACAAATATACTTCGTTTACAACAGGGTCCCGTGTTGTTACTTTAAAAGCAGTAGCTTATTCGGGCGCATTATGTTCTGACCCTATAGAACTCCCTGTTAATTTGAAAGCATCACCTCTGGTGACTTTTGATCCGGCTCCTGTTCTTTGTATCGAATCGCAGCCATACCAGTTAATACCCAAACCTGATGGGACTGTTGGAGCAGGGACGTTTTCAGGAACGGGTATTAGTGCCGATGGTATATTTAACCCGGCTGTTTCAGGCGCCGGGACTTTTGATATCCGGTATATTTATACAGCTGCAAACGCTTGCGCAGACACGGTTCTTCAGCAGGTTAAGGTTGATCCGTCGCCTCTGGTTTCATTAGGCCCGGATTTTACTATGCTTGAGGGAACAAAGCGTATTTTAAAACCCGTTGTAAATAATGACAACTTAACCTATAAATGGACGCCGGCAACAGGGCTCGATCATGATGATATAGCTACCCCGGTGGCAAGTCCTGCTCAAGATGTTACTTACCAGCTGGTAGTTACCTCGACTCACGGATGTAAGGCAATGGCTAGTGTATCGGTAAAGGTTTTGAAGTTTTTAGTTATTCCCAATACGTTTACTCCCAATGGTGATGGGATGAATGATTTCTGGAATGTTAATTATTTGGAAAGTTATCCAAATAATAAGGTTGACGTATACAACCGATACGGAGAAAAGGTATATTCGTCTATTGGTTATAGCGTACCTTGGGATGGCAGATACAACGGTTCATACTTGCCTCCCGGAACTTATTATTATATTATTGACCCCAAAAATGGCCGCGAGGTTATTGCAGGTAATGTGACCATTATCAGATAA
- a CDS encoding NUDIX hydrolase has protein sequence MHKYSGETRILVATDCIIFGFDGANIKLLLVQRGLEPEIHKWSLIGGFIKPTESPEDAANRVLELRTGLKNVYMEQFQVFGKPERDPVERTLSVAYFALIDIHQYEAQLSEEYHPEWFLLDEMPDLIFDHNEMVRMAKRQLRYKAALHPILFQLLPEKFTIPQLQALYEGVYQTKFDDRNFSRKLLSTGLLVKLPEKDKLSSKKGAFYYKLDQSHYEENFEKFLNLVPNPDKFF, from the coding sequence ATGCATAAGTATAGCGGCGAAACGCGCATTTTAGTAGCAACAGATTGTATCATATTCGGATTTGACGGGGCTAACATCAAATTATTACTTGTTCAGCGTGGTCTTGAGCCCGAAATACACAAATGGAGCCTTATAGGTGGCTTTATAAAACCCACCGAATCGCCCGAAGATGCTGCAAACCGGGTACTTGAATTACGTACAGGGCTTAAGAACGTATACATGGAGCAGTTTCAGGTATTTGGTAAGCCGGAACGTGACCCGGTAGAAAGAACGCTTTCGGTCGCCTATTTCGCGCTTATCGATATTCATCAGTATGAAGCCCAGTTAAGCGAAGAATATCATCCCGAATGGTTTTTGCTGGATGAAATGCCCGACCTGATATTTGACCACAACGAAATGGTACGCATGGCTAAAAGACAATTGCGTTACAAAGCGGCACTTCACCCTATATTATTCCAATTACTACCCGAAAAATTCACCATTCCGCAATTACAAGCCCTTTATGAAGGTGTTTATCAAACCAAGTTTGATGACAGGAACTTTAGCCGCAAGTTGCTTTCAACGGGCTTGCTGGTAAAACTTCCGGAGAAGGATAAGCTGTCGTCAAAAAAAGGGGCGTTTTATTACAAACTTGACCAATCGCATTACGAAGAAAACTTTGAAAAGTTCCTGAACCTGGTACCTAACCCGGATAAGTTTTTTTAA